One part of the Larimichthys crocea isolate SSNF chromosome XIX, L_crocea_2.0, whole genome shotgun sequence genome encodes these proteins:
- the LOC104929100 gene encoding uncharacterized protein LOC104929100: MVKPGALLLMLAVAASQLSPSEGLNISDCPITFYGRTFTFVETNTTGLNTKICFKNSPDGEAMDCVFMSDQISTEAINGTVQTSTTAPGSSLHRALQNISSTSNCHISFSFFWNNSNYMRVNFHNFGRQSALEIATLSNISVTPLTVTPQFNNTNVVVWNFSENDTKNTIFMDLTGCRLSDSPVVTSTILSNNPDSCSSLVCDAFGDLQNIHKCGSREVCQGENKCIKIAVCTVTGSTVIDFLSTVHSVSDRCVYSLIRTPGNSSINLMAGFRERHRRDVTFLDHLVLRLNETGVKIYLEQGGRVRVGKQILKLNATAQLAHGVELSKDHTGVTAKIPFASTTIFFDGNTAHVEGLSSAEGLCSNSTLSAEKSMYSPPGCEIQHNDTFDSTINCSQSTEHCNLMRQAPFTACDTDPEPFITACTNTLCKYPAVDGLKCQFFDAYARSCSLEKNITLENWGSKTGCSAVFRACQDHYCSMHEFCGERYGESRCYCRADFASKYNPTNTLGEPTVCRQDTATLTLAGCLMENKGIDYSVLHLKNQSCKGQMDQKTHMVTFSFDSVNACGTEVMMNNSQVIYKNTIMSRDNSMYSNITRFEKVDIDFSCYYAKPSVKSLAFKIKDGSVTQKIVSGVWNYTVMMNAFTDYALTRLVTASTEVLLNQKIYVELKALELDDTKVAVVTNSCWATNMPASDSGVRYDLVINGCPNPADQTVQVKGNGQGTSNVFSFNMFEFTGANSEIYLHCSLELCLKQGNSCVPTCSGGARKRRSPRTKLADAKPALMTMAWSN; this comes from the exons ATGGTGAAGCCGGGTGCTCTGCTTCTCATGCTGGCAG TCGCTGCCAGCCAGCTTTCTCCATCTGAAGGGCTGAACATCAGCGACTGTCCCATCACTTTTTACGGACGCACATTCACATTTGTGGAA ACGAACACCACAGGTTTGAATACCAAGATTTGTTTCAAGAACAGCCCAGACGGAGAGGCAATGgactgtgttttcatgagtgACCAAATCAGTACGGAAGCAATTAATGGGACTGTACAAACTTCCACAACGGCCCCTGGATCAAGTCTTCATCGAGCTCTGCAAAACATCAGCTCCACTTCAAACTGCCacatttccttttcctttttctggaATAACTCGAATTAC atgAGAGTTAATTTCCACAACTTTGGCAGACAATCAGCCCTGGAAATCGCTACATTGTCAAACATTTCTGTGACTCCACTT ACTGTGACCCCTCAGTTCAATAACACAAATGTGGTTGTGTGGAACTTTTCTGAAAACGATACGAAGAATACCATTTTCATGGACTTAACCGGATGCAGACTCTCAG ATTCCCCTGTTGTCACTTCAACAATCTTGAGCAACAATCCAGACAGTTGCTCCAGTTTGGTCTGTGATGCATTTGGAGACCTCCAAAATATCCATAAATGTGGATCCAGGGAGGTTTGCCAGGGTGAAAACAA GTGCATTAAGATTGCCGTGTGCACTGTGACCGGCTCAACCGTCATCGATTTCTTGAGCACGGTCCACTCAGTCTCTGACCGGTGCGTATACAGCCTGATAAGGACTCCAGGAAACTCGAGCATTAACCTAATGGCAGGTTTCCGGGAACGTCATCGTCGAGATGTGACGTTTTTGGACCACTTGGTGTTACGGCTGAATGAGACAGGTGTAAAAATTTACCTGGAGCAAGGTGGAAGAGTTCGG GTTGGTAAACAAATACTGAAGCTCAACGCCACGGCTCAGCTGGCTCACGGTGTGGAGCTCTCAAAGGACCACACCGGAGTTACTGCCAAGATACCTTTCGCCAGCACGACCATCTTTTTTGATGGAAACACTGCACATGTGGAAG GACTTAGCAGTGCAGAGGGCTTGTGCAGCAACTCCACCCTGAGTGCAGAGAAGTCCATGTACAGTCCACCTGG CTGTGAGATTCAGCACAACGACACCTTTGACAGTACGATCAACTGCAGTCAGTCAACTGAACA CTGCAATCTCATGAGGCAGGCACCCTTCACCGCTTGCGACACTGATCCAGAGCCCTTCATAACTGCCTGCACGAACACTTTGTGCAAATACCCAGCGGTGGACGGCCTCAAATGCCAGTTTTTCGACGCTTATGCCAGGTCCTGCAGCCTGGAAAAGAACATCACACTGGAGAACTGGGGGTCAAAGACTGGCTGCT ctgctgtcttCCGGGCCTGTCAGGACCACTACTGCAGTATGCATGAGTTCTGCGGTGAGCGGTACGGCGAAAGCCGCTGCTACTGCAGGGCTGATTTTGCCTCCAAGTACAATCCAACAAACACTTTAG GCGAGCCGACGGTCTGCAGACAGGACACCGCCACTCTTACTCTGGCTGGTTGTTTGATGGAAAACAAAGGCATTGACTACTCTGTCTTACACCTTAAAAACCAGAGCTGCAAAGGTCAGATGGACCAAAAGACCCACATGGTGACTTTCAGCTTTGACAGCGTCAACGCCTGTGGGACGGAGGTTATG ATGAACAACAGCCAAGTTATCTACAAGAACACCATCATGTCGAGGGACAACTCTATGTACAGCAACATCACCCGCTTCGAAAAAGTGGACATCGACTTCTCCTGCTACTACGCCAAGCCAAGTGTCAAGAGTCTGGCCTTCAAGATCAAAGACGG TTCTGTGACGCAGAAGATTGTATCTGGAGTTTGGAATTACACTGTGATGATGAACGCCTTCACCGACTACGCACTCACACGCCTTGTCACGGCATCTACTGAGGTCCTGCTGAACCAGAAGATCTACGTGGAGCTGAAGGCGCTGGAGCTGGACGATACAAAGGTCGCAGTGGTGACTAACTCTTGCTGGGCAACCAACATGCCGGCTTCTGATTCCGGTGTGCGATACGACCTCGTCATCAATGG ATGTCCGAACCCTGCCGACCAGACGGTGCAGGTGAAAGGAAACGGACAGGGAACGTCCAACGTCTTCTCTTTCAACATGTTCGAGTTTACTGGGGCAAACAGTGAAATCTACCTGCACTGCTCACTGGAGCTGTGCCTCAAACAGGGCAACTCCTGTGTCCCG ACCTGCAGTGGAGGTGCCAGAAAGCGCAGATCTCCCAGGACTAAACTTGCAGATGCAAAACCAGCCCTCATGACTATGGCCTGGAGTAATTAG
- the LOC104929119 gene encoding neuronal acetylcholine receptor subunit alpha-2-like: MEQRRDVTALYCCWILISSVLAEDWTRLHTEDELFRRLFGGYSKWTRPARNISDVVIVKFGLSIAQLIDVDEKNQMMTTNVWLKQEWTDYKLQWSPSDFDNVTSIRVPSQLIWVPDIVLYNNADGEFTVTHMTKAHVFHTGRVRWVPPAIYKSSCSIDVTFFPFDQQSCKMKFGSWTYDRAKIDLEPFENTVDLKDYWESGEWAIVNAVGTYNTKKYDCCHEIYPDITYYFVIRRLPLFYTINLIIPCLLISCLTVLVFYLPSDCGEKITLCISVLLSLTVFLLLITEIIPSTSLVIPLIGEYLLFTMIFVTLSIVITVFVLNVHHRSSATHTMPRWVRRLFLSVVPRWLCMKRPHHALRPVRRHHLTNKLLPVRTPGPSHSASTWMTQESDIDLHGYQEEIGRHSSQELDSVDTGDETHYCDLHGCPNTDHSGRFGVKINGRLRISSLSPPSPRCLGYTLLPQRPSTFSLDWDAPSEEHGSTQSPSTSVLSPAVISALEGVTYIAEHLRAEDADFSVKEDWKYVAMVVDRIFLWMFVIVCLLGTVGLFLPPWLSGMF; encoded by the exons atggagcagaggagagatgtAACAGCGCTTTACTGCTGCTGGATCCTCATCAGCTCCG TGCTGGCTGAAGACTGGACTCGTCTTCACACTGAAGATGAGCTCTTCAGGAGATTGTTTGGGGGCTACAGCAAGTGGACGCGTCCGGCAAGAAACATCAGCGATGTGGTTATCGTCAAGTTTGGCCTCTCCATCGCTCAGCTGATAGATGTg GACGAGAAAAATCAGATGATGACGACCAACGTGTGGCTCAAACAG GAATGGACCGACTATAAGCTCCAGTGGAGTCCCTCCGACTTCGACAACGTGACATCCATCAGAGTTCCTTCTCAGCTCATCTGGGTGCCAGACATTGTGCTGTACAACAA TGCAGACGGAGAGTTCACCGTCACCCACATGACCAAAGCCCATGTGTTTCACACCGGTCGCGTCCGCTGGGTGCCGCCGGCCATCTACAAGTCCTCCTGCTCCATCGATGTCACCTTCTTCCCTTTCGACCAGCAGAGCTGCAAGATGAAGTTCGGCTCGTGGACATATGATCGAGCCAAGATTGACCTGGAGCCCTTTGAGAACACGGTGGACCTGAAG GATTACTGGGAGAGCGGAGAGTGGGCGATTGTCAATGCCGTGGGAACTTACAACACCAAGAAGTACGACTGCTGCCACGAGATCTACCCCGACATCACCTACTATTTCGTCATCCGCCGCCTCCCGTTGTTCTACACCATCAACCTCATCATCCCCTGCCTCCTCATCTCCTGCCTCACCGTCCTGGTCTTCTACCTCCCATCGGACTGCGGTGAGAAAATCACGCTGTGcatctctgtgctgctgtcactcACCGTTTTCCTGCTGCTCATCACCGAGATCATCCCGTCAACGTCGCTGGTCATACCTCTGATCGGGGAGTACCTGCTCTTCACGATGATTTTTGTCACACTGTCCATTGTCATCAccgtgtttgtgctgaacgtGCACCACCGGTCGTCGGCGACTCACACCATGCCGCGATGGGTTCGGAGGCTTTTCCTCTCCGTGGTGCCACGCTGGCTGTGCATGAAGCGTCCACACCATGCTCTCAGGCCTGTAAG GCGGCACCACCTGACCAATAAACTCCTCCCTGTCCGGACTCCAGGCCCCTCCCACAGCGCCTCCACCTGGATGACTCAGGAGTCTGACATCGATCTCCATGGTTACCAGGAAGAAATCGGTCGCCACAGCAGCCAAGAGCTCGACTCCGTGGATACTGGAGATGAAACACACTACTGCGATCTTCACGGTTGCCCAAACACAGATCATTCAGGGAGGTTTGGGGTGAAGATTAATGGTCGGCTGAGgatttcctccctctctcctccttcccctcgATGTCTGGGTTACACCCTCCTTCCACAGAGACCCTCCACCTTTAGCTTGGACTGGGACGCTCCTTCAGAGGAGCATGGTTCAACCCAGAGCCCATCCACCTCTGTTCTTTCTCCTGCAGTGATATCAGCGCTGGAAGGGGTGACCTACATCGCAGAGCATCTTAGAGCGGAGGATGCAGATTTCTCG GTGAAGGAGGACTGGAAGTATGTAGCCATGGTGGTAGACCGGATCTTCCTGTGGatgtttgttattgtgtgtcTGCTCGGGACAGTCGGACTCTTCCTGCCTCCGTGGCTCTCCGGGATGTTTTAG